One window of uncultured Campylobacter sp. genomic DNA carries:
- a CDS encoding pitrilysin family protein, which produces MEKKEISLKAKGGKSAKIDFLYQFDDSLPVASFKLIFKASGAVSEKTLGLARICAGILGEGSKTLGVSEFHRKLDIRAVEISAASNFETFGIQLNCLKEHFDFGLDMLRELLKEPNLTPSVLEKLKMQTIGEIAVLKSEFDYIATCNLKALLYPRTRLAQPLIGDEASIERITMKDVREFFASLSLENLYVVLCGDVSDKNPKIAEILSLFASGEKRELPFFTPSDAKKIKIQKEQTQQAYIYFGAPFALPKEQEFIANTALFVLGSSGFGSRLMERIRVKHGLAYSVYARGDFELSRREFWGYLQTKNENLQNAAALVKEEIAKFIASGVSEAELKSAKKFLIGSAVLQKETMFKRAAIAQSEYYKGYAFGEFERNLKRIETLKLGALNDFIKSHDEIMNLSFSVICDEAAAKKGLKI; this is translated from the coding sequence ATGGAAAAAAAAGAGATTTCACTTAAAGCTAAAGGCGGTAAGAGCGCTAAAATCGACTTTTTGTATCAGTTCGACGATTCGCTGCCGGTGGCGAGCTTCAAGCTAATTTTTAAAGCAAGCGGCGCGGTGAGCGAGAAGACCCTTGGCCTTGCGCGCATCTGCGCGGGCATTTTGGGCGAGGGATCAAAGACGCTAGGAGTGAGCGAATTTCACCGCAAGCTCGATATCCGCGCGGTCGAGATCAGCGCCGCGAGCAATTTTGAAACCTTCGGCATCCAGCTAAACTGCCTAAAAGAGCACTTCGATTTCGGCTTAGACATGCTGCGAGAGCTGCTTAAAGAGCCCAATCTAACGCCCTCGGTGCTAGAAAAGCTAAAAATGCAAACCATAGGCGAGATCGCCGTGCTAAAAAGTGAGTTCGATTACATCGCGACATGCAACCTAAAAGCGCTTCTGTATCCGCGCACGAGGCTCGCTCAGCCGCTCATAGGCGACGAGGCGAGCATAGAACGGATCACTATGAAGGACGTGCGGGAGTTTTTCGCCTCGCTGAGTTTAGAGAATTTATACGTCGTTTTATGCGGCGACGTAAGCGATAAAAACCCGAAAATCGCGGAAATTTTAAGCCTTTTTGCAAGCGGCGAAAAGCGCGAGCTGCCGTTTTTCACGCCGAGCGATGCGAAAAAGATAAAGATCCAAAAGGAGCAGACGCAGCAAGCCTACATCTACTTCGGTGCGCCCTTTGCGCTGCCGAAAGAGCAGGAGTTCATCGCAAACACCGCGCTTTTCGTGCTCGGAAGCAGCGGTTTTGGCAGCAGGCTGATGGAGCGCATCCGCGTTAAGCATGGGCTTGCGTACTCGGTCTATGCGCGCGGCGATTTCGAGCTTAGCCGCCGCGAGTTTTGGGGCTATCTGCAGACCAAAAACGAAAATTTACAAAACGCCGCCGCGCTCGTAAAAGAGGAGATCGCGAAATTTATCGCATCTGGCGTGAGCGAAGCGGAGCTGAAAAGCGCAAAAAAATTCCTGATCGGAAGCGCCGTGCTGCAAAAAGAGACGATGTTTAAGCGCGCGGCGATCGCGCAGAGCGAGTATTACAAGGGCTATGCATTCGGCGAGTTCGAGCGAAATTTAAAGCGCATCGAGACGCTAAAACTCGGGGCGCTCAACGATTTCATCAAGTCGCACGACGAGATCATGAACCTAAGCTTTTCCGTCATTTGCGATGAGGCCGCTGCGAAAAAGGGGCTTAAAATTTAA
- a CDS encoding dehypoxanthine futalosine cyclase — MARMSTDEALELIEHADLNELGRAAFARKRELHPGRVTTFIIDRNINYTNACMVDCKFCAFYRHASDADAYVLSFEQISEKIEELIAVGGTQILFQGGVHPKLKIEWYEDLVEFIHKNYPSITIHGFSAIEIDYIARLSGISTLEVLRRLQAKGLYSMPGAGAEILSDRVRELVAPRKSDSATWLRVHEEAHGIGMKTTATMMFGTLESTREIVEHWDKIRELQDRTGGFRAFILWSFQGQNTRLLREHPEIKKQSPNRYLRLLAVSRLFLDNFKNIQSSWVTQGSYIGQLALKFGANDLGSTMMEENVVKAAGASFRMSKDEMIALIRDVGEIPAKRNTNYDILETYA, encoded by the coding sequence ATGGCTAGAATGAGCACCGATGAGGCGCTAGAGCTGATCGAGCACGCCGATCTAAACGAGCTTGGACGTGCAGCGTTTGCGCGCAAGCGCGAGCTGCACCCGGGCCGCGTAACGACTTTCATCATCGATCGAAACATAAACTACACCAACGCTTGCATGGTGGATTGCAAATTTTGCGCATTTTACCGCCACGCAAGCGACGCGGATGCCTACGTGCTGAGCTTTGAGCAGATTAGCGAAAAGATTGAGGAGCTCATCGCCGTGGGCGGTACGCAAATTTTATTTCAAGGCGGCGTTCATCCGAAGCTAAAAATCGAATGGTACGAGGATCTCGTGGAGTTCATCCACAAAAATTACCCGAGCATCACGATCCACGGCTTCTCGGCGATCGAGATCGATTATATCGCGCGCCTTAGCGGCATCAGCACGCTCGAAGTGCTTCGCAGACTGCAAGCCAAGGGGCTTTACTCGATGCCGGGAGCTGGAGCCGAAATTTTAAGCGACCGCGTGCGAGAGCTAGTAGCACCGCGTAAAAGCGACAGTGCCACGTGGCTTAGAGTGCACGAGGAGGCGCACGGCATCGGCATGAAAACGACCGCCACTATGATGTTCGGCACGCTGGAAAGCACGCGCGAGATCGTGGAGCACTGGGATAAAATCCGCGAGCTGCAAGACCGCACGGGCGGCTTTCGAGCGTTCATTTTATGGAGCTTTCAGGGGCAAAACACCCGCCTTTTGCGCGAGCATCCAGAGATCAAAAAGCAAAGCCCGAACCGCTACCTGCGCCTACTCGCCGTTTCGCGGCTATTTTTGGATAATTTCAAAAACATCCAAAGCAGCTGGGTCACGCAGGGCAGCTACATCGGGCAGCTGGCGCTGAAATTCGGCGCGAACGATCTTGGAAGCACGATGATGGAGGAAAACGTCGTAAAGGCCGCGGGCGCGAGCTTTCGGATGAGTAAGGACGAGATGATAGCGCTGATCCGCGACGTAGGCGAAATACCCGCCAAGCGCAACACCAACTACGATATCTTGGAGACGTACGCTTAG
- a CDS encoding NfeD family protein has protein sequence MNALIFIIIGVILAIVELLVMDFTFIFFSAGFFITGLLSFGFHLDWDVQILLSFVLSFVLLIAFKKPLKSRFFKPEEKHKDNFLDESGTGTVKNGMVYFKGTFWKSDEISDLNEGDRVEILGVKNGQIVIKKDSSRNSSGADGVNLNDGDANLGGTSTDDKNSNAAANDANLKGANG, from the coding sequence ATGAACGCGCTGATTTTTATCATAATCGGCGTGATTTTGGCGATCGTCGAGCTTTTGGTGATGGATTTTACCTTTATATTTTTTAGCGCCGGATTTTTTATCACGGGGCTTTTGAGCTTCGGCTTTCATCTTGATTGGGACGTGCAAATTCTACTTTCGTTCGTGCTCTCTTTCGTGCTTCTGATCGCATTTAAAAAGCCGCTAAAATCACGCTTTTTCAAACCAGAAGAGAAGCATAAGGATAATTTTTTAGACGAAAGCGGCACCGGCACCGTCAAAAACGGCATGGTCTATTTCAAAGGCACGTTTTGGAAAAGCGATGAAATTTCAGATCTTAACGAGGGCGACCGCGTCGAAATTTTAGGCGTAAAAAACGGCCAGATCGTAATTAAAAAAGATAGCAGTCGAAATTCTAGCGGCGCAGACGGCGTAAATTTAAATGACGGCGACGCAAATTTAGGCGGCACGAGTACCGACGATAAAAATTCTAATGCCGCCGCGAACGATGCAAATTTAAAGGGAGCCAATGGCTAG
- a CDS encoding stomatin-like protein: MEGFVTTVIVFCVLIAAILKMGVKIVSQSEILIIERLGRFHKVLDGGFHIIVPFFDAVRAKMSVREQLVDISKQQVITKDNVNISVDGIVFLKVIDGKMALYNVEDYRRAISNLAMTTLRSAIGEMSLDSTLSSRDQLNSKLQIALGDAADNWGVKIMRVEISEISVPHGIEEAMNMQMKAEREKRAIELKAEAEKAALIRNAEALKQEKVLEAEAIERMADAKKYEQIALAQGQKDAMDSINLAMSASSFAAEYLLAQGRVNAFSELSKNPSKDKILIPYETSELIGSLSVLKEFLGKNGAKELK, translated from the coding sequence ATGGAAGGGTTCGTAACTACGGTAATAGTATTTTGCGTCCTCATCGCGGCAATTCTAAAGATGGGGGTCAAGATCGTCTCGCAATCGGAAATTTTAATCATCGAGCGACTGGGTCGCTTTCATAAGGTGCTTGACGGCGGCTTTCACATCATCGTGCCGTTTTTTGACGCGGTGCGCGCGAAGATGAGCGTGCGCGAGCAGCTCGTGGACATCAGCAAGCAGCAAGTCATCACCAAAGATAACGTTAACATAAGCGTCGACGGTATCGTGTTTTTGAAGGTCATCGACGGTAAGATGGCACTTTACAACGTCGAGGATTATCGCCGCGCGATTTCAAATTTAGCGATGACCACGCTACGTAGCGCGATCGGAGAGATGAGCTTAGACAGCACGCTTAGTTCGCGCGATCAGCTAAATTCCAAGCTGCAAATCGCTCTGGGCGACGCCGCGGATAACTGGGGCGTAAAGATCATGCGCGTGGAAATTTCCGAAATTTCGGTACCGCACGGCATCGAAGAGGCTATGAATATGCAGATGAAAGCCGAGCGCGAAAAGCGCGCGATCGAGCTTAAAGCCGAGGCTGAAAAAGCGGCTCTCATCCGAAACGCCGAAGCGCTAAAGCAGGAGAAGGTGCTCGAAGCCGAGGCGATCGAGCGTATGGCGGATGCGAAAAAATATGAGCAGATCGCGCTCGCGCAAGGTCAAAAGGACGCAATGGACAGTATAAATTTAGCGATGAGCGCTTCTAGCTTTGCGGCGGAATACCTGCTCGCGCAGGGTCGCGTAAACGCCTTCAGCGAGCTGTCCAAAAACCCTAGCAAAGATAAAATTTTGATCCCTTACGAAACGAGCGAGCTTATCGGCTCTCTTAGCGTGCTTAAAGAATTCCTCGGCAAAAACGGCGCGAAGGAGCTCAAATGA
- a CDS encoding MFS transporter, which translates to MIRYIVLLRHSRNYRLLFSAGFICMFGLWFSVVGVATLLIELGAPVWAITAVGVVSFVPNVFLAPINGIIVDKFQPKPLMTAMFITEMISIFMLIFIDSLDYLWLLLLIVVVRSVAGTLFFQTESSTLPKFLSRSYLKLANEMTGIIWTITYTFGMASAGVFIHYFGVQAAFILDFCLYVFSFFILLRLNFKDLARNAPGPVFKMLKEGFSYLCSHPLVVHLIVLHAFVAVTTYDNLIALLAKYRYKEILSASLVIGLMNMSRSAAAFFGQIWLSKIVNKHTFFWLLLGQFAGIALWAVLEFNYWLSFAGMIAAGFFITTVWSYSFTQLQSHVDREFFGRVIAYNDMAYFIVATLVSAAIGFFFELGFSLSQITFGMGFMFAIAAFYYKFLIYERI; encoded by the coding sequence ATGATCAGATACATCGTGCTGCTTCGACATTCACGCAACTACCGCCTGCTCTTTTCGGCGGGTTTTATATGTATGTTCGGCTTGTGGTTTTCGGTCGTCGGGGTCGCTACGCTGCTGATTGAGCTTGGCGCGCCGGTATGGGCGATTACGGCGGTGGGCGTCGTTTCGTTCGTGCCGAATGTTTTTTTAGCCCCCATTAACGGCATCATCGTGGATAAATTTCAACCAAAGCCCCTGATGACGGCGATGTTTATAACCGAGATGATCAGTATTTTCATGCTGATTTTTATCGATAGTTTGGACTATCTGTGGCTGCTGCTTCTGATTGTGGTCGTGCGAAGCGTCGCGGGCACGCTGTTTTTTCAGACCGAATCCTCCACGCTGCCGAAATTTCTAAGCCGCTCCTATTTAAAGCTTGCTAACGAGATGACGGGCATTATCTGGACGATCACATATACCTTCGGAATGGCGAGCGCGGGCGTTTTTATCCACTATTTCGGCGTGCAAGCGGCGTTTATTTTGGATTTTTGCTTATACGTTTTTTCCTTTTTCATCCTGCTGCGGCTAAATTTTAAAGACCTCGCAAGAAACGCGCCGGGGCCCGTGTTTAAGATGCTGAAGGAGGGCTTTTCTTACCTGTGCTCGCATCCTTTGGTGGTGCATCTCATCGTCCTTCACGCCTTCGTCGCCGTCACTACTTACGACAATCTCATCGCGCTTCTTGCAAAATACCGCTACAAAGAAATTTTAAGCGCCTCGCTAGTCATCGGGCTTATGAATATGTCGCGCTCGGCGGCTGCGTTTTTCGGACAGATATGGCTGAGCAAGATCGTGAATAAACATACGTTTTTTTGGCTATTGCTGGGGCAGTTTGCGGGCATCGCGCTGTGGGCGGTGCTGGAGTTTAACTACTGGCTTTCGTTTGCGGGCATGATCGCGGCGGGATTTTTCATCACGACGGTGTGGTCGTATTCTTTTACGCAGCTGCAAAGCCACGTCGATAGGGAATTTTTCGGGCGCGTTATCGCCTACAACGACATGGCGTATTTCATCGTCGCGACGCTCGTGTCGGCTGCGATCGGATTTTTCTTCGAGCTTGGATTTTCGCTTTCGCAAATCACCTTCGGCATGGGCTTTATGTTCGCAATCGCGGCATTTTATTATAAATTTTTGATCTACGAAAGAATTTAA
- a CDS encoding MFS transporter: MFESMRAARSLSPLFLGIFFMFIGDALVIASAGIMLKESGHSELEIGAISAFFFLGAIFSGFFVPSIIGALTHVRAYAVFTALFGIAAMLHDLGSNFVYWAILRFILGFCYYALLMIIESWINSKITNTIRSRVLAIYEAVFYGAFAIGVIILALNFGTMKVFVLSAFFIILALLPVNLIRFNPPRVPARMRVSMPQISIVPPLAFATVVCAGILINGFFSMASVFVLSAGLGVGSVGAFMGSAMAGGFLAQLVCGTISDKFGRKRAIMIVCVVGLASCAALFFAKSFILTCALALMLGFGAFPLYSLAIARANDSITGEGASRVQISAAMLFIYSSASLCSPLIIGAMMKFLGANGFIWVFFAAMSFLFIFAIFRPEIAPKR; encoded by the coding sequence TTGTTTGAATCTATGCGCGCGGCACGCTCGCTAAGCCCCCTATTTCTGGGGATTTTCTTTATGTTTATCGGCGACGCGCTAGTTATCGCAAGCGCGGGCATCATGCTAAAAGAATCCGGCCACAGCGAGCTTGAGATCGGAGCGATTTCGGCGTTTTTCTTTTTAGGTGCGATCTTTAGCGGCTTTTTCGTGCCTTCGATAATCGGCGCATTAACGCACGTGCGGGCATACGCGGTCTTTACGGCGCTTTTCGGAATTGCTGCAATGCTGCATGATCTTGGCTCAAACTTCGTGTATTGGGCGATTTTGCGCTTTATTTTGGGCTTTTGCTACTACGCGCTTTTGATGATAATCGAAAGCTGGATAAACTCAAAGATCACAAACACTATCCGCTCCCGCGTGCTCGCGATCTACGAAGCGGTTTTTTACGGCGCGTTTGCGATAGGAGTTATAATTTTGGCGCTAAATTTCGGAACGATGAAAGTTTTCGTGCTAAGCGCATTTTTCATCATCCTAGCGCTGCTGCCGGTAAATTTAATCCGCTTCAATCCTCCTAGAGTTCCCGCTCGCATGCGAGTTTCGATGCCGCAAATTTCGATCGTACCGCCGCTTGCGTTTGCGACGGTGGTTTGCGCGGGCATTTTGATTAACGGCTTTTTTTCGATGGCGAGCGTTTTCGTGCTAAGCGCAGGGCTTGGAGTGGGCTCAGTGGGTGCATTTATGGGATCGGCGATGGCAGGAGGCTTCTTAGCGCAGCTCGTCTGCGGCACTATTTCAGATAAGTTTGGTCGCAAACGCGCCATAATGATAGTTTGCGTCGTGGGTCTTGCTTCCTGCGCGGCGCTATTTTTTGCCAAAAGCTTCATCCTAACGTGCGCACTTGCGTTGATGTTGGGATTTGGCGCCTTTCCTTTGTATTCGCTTGCCATAGCGCGCGCAAACGACTCCATCACCGGCGAGGGCGCATCTCGCGTGCAAATTTCAGCGGCAATGCTTTTTATCTATTCGAGCGCGTCGCTCTGTTCGCCTTTGATAATCGGCGCGATGATGAAATTTTTGGGTGCAAACGGCTTTATCTGGGTGTTTTTCGCGGCGATGAGCTTTTTATTTATATTTGCTATTTTTCGTCCCGAGATCGCGCCGAAAAGATAG
- a CDS encoding ABC transporter ATP-binding protein, which yields MNGFKTLLSRFKPYFRDYKPQFALAILGMVMTSVATAASAKLVEPVLNKIFVEKNEPYLYTLPIAIIVVFAMKSGGAFMQNYFTAFIGQDTVRRFRDRLVASLVRLDVDFFNRFRTGELISRTINDIERIRVVVSNMIPDFFTQIITILGLLGVVIYQSPKLSFFALVVFPCAIYPLSRLAKRMKKISRESQEKTSDISSALSQIYSNIEIVKASNAESFEVEKFNAENKKFFSLNLKAVVTTCLVSPIMEMLGAVGIAVVIIVGGQEVIAGQMSIGSFFSFLTALFMVYTPIKKVSSLYNNMQDAIAASERTFELIDLEPTIVGGGKQMGEIGSVSFCDVSLNYGDKAALKDISFSVKKGEILALVGNSGGGKSSVVNLLMRFYDASSGKILFNGNDEIGEFSIPSLRENIGLVSQRVYIFNDTIAQNVSYGAEFNEQRVIEALKLANAYEFVSSMKDGIYTVLSEFGANLSGGQRQRIAIARALYKDPQILIFDEATSALDNASEKEISNVIEKIKQSKIVFVIAHRLSTIERADNIAVMKNGRILAIGTDAKLTGECEEYRSLKGIMQNG from the coding sequence TTGAACGGCTTTAAAACTTTACTATCGCGCTTTAAGCCCTATTTTAGGGATTACAAGCCGCAGTTTGCATTGGCGATTTTGGGTATGGTGATGACGAGCGTGGCGACTGCTGCGAGCGCGAAGCTGGTAGAACCCGTTTTAAATAAAATTTTCGTCGAAAAAAACGAGCCGTATCTCTATACGCTTCCGATCGCGATCATCGTGGTTTTCGCGATGAAAAGCGGCGGTGCGTTTATGCAAAACTACTTCACCGCTTTCATCGGTCAAGATACGGTGCGCCGCTTCCGAGATAGGCTCGTCGCAAGCCTCGTGCGACTGGACGTGGATTTTTTCAACCGCTTCCGCACGGGCGAGCTAATCAGCCGCACGATCAACGACATCGAGCGTATCCGCGTCGTGGTTTCGAATATGATCCCCGATTTTTTCACGCAGATCATTACGATTTTGGGGCTTTTGGGCGTCGTGATCTATCAGAGCCCAAAGCTCTCGTTTTTCGCGCTCGTGGTCTTTCCGTGCGCGATATATCCGCTCTCGCGCCTTGCAAAGCGGATGAAAAAAATTTCGCGCGAGTCTCAAGAGAAAACATCCGATATCTCCTCGGCGCTCAGTCAAATTTACTCCAACATCGAAATCGTCAAGGCAAGCAACGCCGAGAGCTTTGAAGTGGAGAAATTTAACGCCGAAAACAAGAAATTTTTCAGTCTAAATTTAAAGGCGGTCGTAACGACGTGCCTGGTAAGCCCGATCATGGAGATGCTAGGCGCTGTGGGCATCGCCGTGGTGATAATCGTCGGAGGGCAGGAGGTCATCGCGGGTCAAATGAGCATCGGCAGCTTTTTTAGCTTCCTTACGGCGCTTTTCATGGTCTATACGCCGATAAAAAAGGTCTCCTCGCTCTACAACAACATGCAAGACGCCATCGCGGCGAGCGAGCGGACGTTTGAGCTCATAGACTTGGAGCCTACGATCGTAGGAGGCGGAAAGCAGATGGGTGAGATCGGCTCGGTGAGCTTTTGCGACGTGTCGCTAAACTACGGCGACAAGGCGGCGCTAAAAGACATAAGCTTCAGCGTCAAAAAGGGCGAAATTTTAGCGCTCGTCGGAAACAGCGGCGGCGGCAAAAGCTCGGTCGTGAACCTGCTGATGCGCTTTTACGACGCAAGTAGCGGTAAAATTTTATTTAACGGCAACGACGAGATCGGCGAGTTTAGCATCCCTAGCCTGCGCGAAAATATCGGCCTGGTAAGCCAGCGCGTCTATATTTTCAACGATACGATCGCGCAAAACGTAAGCTACGGCGCGGAATTTAACGAGCAGCGCGTAATAGAGGCGCTGAAGCTTGCCAACGCCTATGAGTTCGTAAGCTCGATGAAGGATGGAATTTACACCGTGCTTAGCGAGTTCGGCGCAAATCTTAGCGGGGGACAGCGCCAGCGTATCGCCATCGCGCGAGCGCTGTATAAGGACCCGCAAATTTTAATATTCGACGAGGCGACTTCGGCGCTGGATAACGCAAGCGAAAAAGAGATCTCAAACGTCATCGAAAAGATCAAACAAAGCAAAATCGTCTTCGTAATCGCGCACCGCCTATCCACGATCGAGCGCGCCGATAATATCGCCGTGATGAAAAACGGCCGCATCCTCGCCATCGGCACCGATGCGAAGCTGACGGGCGAATGCGAGGAGTATCGCAGCCTAAAAGGGATTATGCAAAACGGCTAG
- the cysS gene encoding cysteine--tRNA ligase, translating into MVIYDSLSKKKLPFKPISEGLARIYACGPTVYDDAHLGHAKSAVSFDLLRRVLQAEGYEVKFARNFTDIDDKILKKMEQSGKSLGEITEFYTRRYLQDMSALNVADASISPKATENIAAICELISSLLQKGFAYEIAGDGIYFDTRKDGDYLSLSGKKEGAGKNIARVASNDAKHDEKDFVLWKFDENWFDSPFGKGRPGWHSECVAMILAHLDSGDPQFCIDIHAGGADLLFPHHENEAAQCRCARHRALSKYWLHNGFVQVNNEKMSKSLGNSFFVKDALKIAPGEALRFYLLSSHYRANFNYSVTDLLASKKRLDKIYRLKKRARDVLAPSAGQNSGSELPAAEAKFRSEMMEFLSDDLNTSGALAVLDSFVASANEALDRAPKDKALKARIAANLEFAKQTLGILYEDETEYFRFGVSEQQRAQIEELIKQRAQAKAEKDFAGADAIRARLTDMKIEVMDTPSGTVWEVAAE; encoded by the coding sequence ATGGTAATTTATGATAGTTTGAGCAAAAAGAAGCTCCCGTTTAAGCCCATTAGCGAGGGATTAGCGCGCATTTACGCCTGCGGCCCGACCGTTTATGACGACGCGCATCTTGGGCATGCAAAAAGCGCCGTGAGCTTCGATCTGCTGCGCCGCGTGCTGCAAGCGGAGGGCTATGAGGTTAAATTTGCGCGAAATTTCACCGACATCGACGATAAAATTTTAAAAAAGATGGAGCAGAGCGGCAAAAGCCTGGGGGAGATCACGGAATTTTATACCCGCAGATATTTGCAGGATATGAGCGCGCTAAACGTCGCGGACGCGAGCATTTCGCCCAAGGCGACCGAAAATATCGCCGCGATCTGCGAGCTCATATCTTCACTTCTTCAAAAAGGCTTTGCCTACGAGATCGCCGGTGACGGTATCTACTTCGACACGCGCAAGGACGGGGATTATCTAAGTCTTAGCGGCAAAAAAGAGGGCGCCGGCAAAAACATCGCCCGCGTCGCCTCAAACGATGCCAAGCACGACGAGAAGGACTTCGTGCTGTGGAAATTTGATGAGAATTGGTTTGATAGCCCGTTTGGCAAAGGGCGCCCGGGCTGGCACAGCGAGTGCGTCGCGATGATTTTGGCGCACCTTGATAGCGGCGATCCGCAATTTTGCATCGACATCCACGCAGGCGGCGCCGATCTGCTCTTCCCGCATCACGAAAACGAAGCCGCGCAATGCCGCTGCGCCCGTCATAGAGCGCTAAGCAAATACTGGCTTCACAACGGCTTCGTGCAGGTGAATAACGAAAAGATGAGCAAGAGCCTGGGCAACTCGTTTTTCGTAAAAGACGCCCTAAAAATCGCACCGGGCGAGGCGCTGAGATTTTATCTTTTAAGCTCGCATTACAGGGCAAATTTTAATTATTCGGTGACCGATCTGCTTGCGAGCAAAAAGAGGCTCGATAAAATTTACCGCCTTAAAAAGCGCGCCCGTGACGTTTTAGCTCCCTCTGCGGGGCAAAATTCTGGGTCCGAGCTGCCTGCTGCAGAGGCTAAATTTAGATCGGAGATGATGGAGTTTTTAAGCGATGATCTCAACACTTCAGGCGCGCTTGCGGTGCTTGATAGCTTCGTAGCAAGCGCGAACGAAGCGCTAGATCGCGCACCAAAAGATAAGGCGCTAAAAGCCCGTATCGCCGCAAATTTGGAGTTTGCGAAGCAGACCCTTGGAATTTTATATGAGGATGAGACCGAATACTTTCGCTTCGGCGTGAGCGAGCAGCAAAGAGCACAGATCGAGGAGCTGATAAAACAGCGCGCACAGGCGAAAGCGGAAAAGGACTTTGCGGGCGCGGATGCCATCAGGGCGCGCCTTACGGATATGAAGATCGAAGTGATGGATACGCCTAGCGGCACCGTTTGGGAGGTCGCAGCGGAGTAG
- the murJ gene encoding murein biosynthesis integral membrane protein MurJ has translation MLRGFFTNSAGTLVSRVLGFVRDLLTASVLGAGIYSDLFFVAFKLPNLFRRLFGEGAFTQAFLPSFTAARKKGIFAAAVLIKFSVFIALLTALVLLAAPVFTKVLAYGFSAEQIGLAVPYVRINFFYLTFIFVVTLFASLLQYRDHFATTAFSTALLNLAMIAALLLARGKDGATAVLYLSFGVVAGGLLQLAVHVYALKFTGMLRVLAGGFARLARGDKAQTQGFYKNFFAGVLGASALQLSSFIDTFFASFLASGSISYLYYANRIFQLPLALFAIALSTAIFPRMSKFVKAHDDAQALALVERGFYFLLALLGLSAIGGVMLRNEITQLLFERGEFTRQNSIECAAVLGAYMMGLVPFGLSRIFSHWLYANMKQKLSAKISIWCVFINVALCALFFKPFGAVGLAFASTITGAFLLGFNLYFFGFNNFLAIIRAKKIIAIAALCAGEAAILYILKGLYYGNL, from the coding sequence ATGCTCAGAGGCTTTTTCACAAATAGCGCAGGCACGCTGGTTTCGCGAGTTTTGGGTTTCGTGCGCGACCTTCTTACCGCATCGGTTTTGGGCGCGGGGATTTACAGCGATCTGTTTTTCGTAGCGTTTAAACTACCCAATCTTTTTCGCAGACTATTCGGCGAGGGAGCTTTTACGCAGGCGTTTTTGCCCAGCTTTACCGCCGCGCGTAAAAAAGGAATTTTTGCCGCAGCGGTGCTAATAAAATTTAGCGTTTTCATCGCGCTTCTAACGGCGCTCGTGCTGCTCGCCGCGCCCGTTTTTACTAAAGTTTTGGCATACGGATTTAGCGCCGAGCAGATCGGTCTTGCGGTGCCATACGTGCGGATAAATTTTTTCTACCTCACGTTTATCTTCGTCGTTACGCTCTTTGCTTCGCTGCTTCAGTATCGCGACCACTTCGCTACGACGGCGTTTTCGACCGCACTTTTAAATTTGGCGATGATCGCGGCGCTTCTGCTAGCTCGCGGTAAGGACGGCGCCACGGCGGTGCTTTATCTTAGCTTCGGCGTCGTAGCGGGCGGGCTTTTACAGCTTGCGGTGCATGTTTATGCGCTAAAGTTCACCGGTATGCTACGCGTCTTAGCTGGCGGCTTTGCGCGGCTTGCGCGAGGCGATAAAGCACAAACGCAAGGCTTTTATAAAAATTTTTTCGCGGGCGTGCTCGGTGCGTCGGCACTTCAGTTAAGCTCGTTTATAGATACCTTTTTTGCGAGCTTCCTTGCTAGCGGCAGTATCAGCTATCTTTACTACGCCAACCGCATATTTCAGCTGCCGCTTGCGCTTTTTGCGATCGCGCTTAGCACGGCAATCTTTCCGCGAATGAGCAAATTTGTAAAAGCTCACGACGACGCGCAGGCTCTGGCGCTTGTGGAGCGCGGATTTTACTTCCTTTTGGCGCTGCTCGGGCTCTCTGCGATAGGCGGCGTGATGCTGCGAAACGAGATCACGCAGCTGCTGTTTGAGCGCGGAGAATTTACCCGCCAAAATTCCATCGAATGCGCCGCAGTTCTCGGCGCGTATATGATGGGACTCGTGCCGTTTGGGCTGTCTAGGATTTTTTCGCACTGGCTGTATGCGAATATGAAGCAGAAACTAAGCGCAAAAATTTCGATCTGGTGCGTCTTTATAAACGTCGCTTTGTGCGCGCTGTTTTTTAAACCCTTCGGTGCGGTGGGACTTGCGTTTGCAAGCACGATAACGGGAGCGTTTCTACTCGGCTTTAATCTCTATTTTTTTGGATTTAATAACTTTTTGGCTATAATCCGCGCAAAAAAAATTATTGCGATCGCGGCGCTTTGTGCGGGCGAAGCGGCGATTTTATACATTTTAAAAGGCTTGTATTATGGTAATTTATGA